A stretch of the Chlamydia pecorum E58 genome encodes the following:
- a CDS encoding shikimate kinase: protein MKIFLCGLPTSGKSLLGKAFADFLSYTFFDLDDLIIKNYGEGIHTTTAKMFLAYGNATFCHWEAQILHSIPDYNSVVALGGGTLMHNETYQEIRNKGPLVFLSLPLPIVKQRLQTRGLPEKLKEEQAQSSLEEALKKRIKHMKTLATHTFLMDTVILSDPHSLTDACAALRTLLNL, encoded by the coding sequence GTGAAGATATTTCTCTGTGGCCTTCCTACAAGTGGGAAATCGCTACTGGGCAAAGCCTTTGCTGACTTTTTATCTTATACTTTTTTTGACCTTGATGATCTCATCATCAAAAACTATGGAGAGGGAATACATACTACAACAGCAAAGATGTTCCTTGCTTATGGGAACGCAACCTTTTGCCATTGGGAAGCTCAGATATTGCACTCCATCCCAGATTACAATAGTGTTGTAGCTTTAGGAGGAGGCACTTTAATGCACAACGAAACCTATCAAGAAATCCGCAACAAAGGTCCCCTAGTGTTTCTTTCTCTTCCCTTACCTATAGTAAAGCAAAGACTCCAAACTCGAGGGCTACCGGAGAAACTCAAGGAAGAACAAGCCCAAAGTTCTCTGGAAGAAGCTTTGAAAAAACGCATAAAACATATGAAAACACTCGCTACACATACTTTCCTTATGGATACTGTCATCCTTTCAGATCCACATTCCCTAACAGATGCTTGTGCAGCACTCAGGACTTTACTCAACCTATGA
- the bioD gene encoding dethiobiotin synthase: MMRIVVVGIHTEVGKTLVSAILTKMLHAEYWKVLQAGSLDQTDSATVSRLSGAYCHPEAYQFSSPLSPHQAARIDQIPIDVEKFCLPETSSPLIIETAGGMLSPCGETLLQGDVFASWSCSWLLVSRAYLGSINHTLLTLEALRSRKIHVLGMILNNYSEEEELWLQKMTGLPLLGSLRQEQEVTPELVLSYANNWKELWSRTSHLKQLLSGIPSLSQA, translated from the coding sequence ATCATGCGTATCGTTGTTGTAGGGATTCATACAGAGGTTGGGAAAACCTTAGTCAGTGCAATTCTTACTAAAATGTTGCACGCAGAGTATTGGAAAGTCCTTCAAGCTGGCTCCTTAGACCAGACCGACAGTGCTACGGTTTCCCGTCTCTCTGGGGCCTACTGCCACCCCGAAGCGTATCAGTTCTCCTCTCCACTCTCCCCTCATCAAGCAGCACGGATAGATCAAATTCCTATAGATGTAGAGAAATTTTGTCTTCCGGAAACTTCTTCTCCTCTAATTATCGAAACTGCAGGGGGGATGCTCTCCCCCTGTGGAGAAACTCTCCTTCAGGGAGATGTTTTCGCTTCGTGGTCCTGCTCTTGGCTACTTGTAAGCAGGGCTTATCTCGGCAGCATCAATCATACACTGCTAACCCTAGAAGCTTTGCGCTCAAGAAAAATCCATGTTTTAGGAATGATTCTAAACAACTATTCTGAAGAGGAAGAGCTTTGGCTTCAGAAAATGACAGGGCTTCCCCTATTAGGGAGCCTCCGTCAAGAACAGGAAGTAACGCCTGAGCTTGTCCTCTCTTATGCTAATAACTGGAAAGAACTATGGTCTCGCACTTCACATCTAAAACAGCTTCTATCTGGCATCCCTTCTCTCAGCCAGGCATAG
- the aroA gene encoding 3-phosphoshikimate 1-carboxyvinyltransferase, whose translation MRTYKVSPSSICGNVLISPSKSHSLRAILLASVAQGTSEIHNYLVSPDTDAVIQACRQLGAKIKRTPKTLYISGTSFPIFPDHTVINAGNSGIALRFLTALACMFSKNITLTGSPYLQRRPMAPLIQALENFGASFTFSTHAPLPFSLNGPLCSGYTDVDGSDSQFASALALACSLAEGPFSFTILNPKERPWFALTLWWLEQLSLPYTCSEHTYSFPGNSRPLGFSHTVSGDYSSASFIAAAAILSKSSRPTHLYNLNPRDIQGDKELLFLLKKLGASIEFDAEKLTIFPSSLSGGSIDMDLFIDALPILAVLCCSADSPSHLYNARSARSKESDRIETITEELQKMGACIQPTHDGLIINPGPLHGAKLNSHNDHRIAMALTIAAMNASGESLICDTDCVRKSFPKFSQILQSLGGKICEDISLWPSYKWEIATGQSLC comes from the coding sequence ATGCGAACTTATAAGGTTTCCCCATCCTCTATTTGTGGAAATGTCCTCATTTCTCCATCAAAATCCCACTCTCTAAGAGCTATCCTCTTAGCTTCAGTCGCTCAAGGGACCTCAGAAATCCATAACTACCTGGTCTCTCCAGATACTGATGCTGTAATTCAAGCTTGTAGGCAGCTAGGAGCAAAAATAAAACGAACTCCAAAAACCTTATACATTTCTGGCACGTCATTCCCTATCTTCCCAGATCATACAGTGATTAATGCAGGAAACTCAGGAATTGCCCTGCGTTTCCTAACAGCATTAGCATGCATGTTTTCTAAAAACATTACCCTTACAGGCTCTCCCTACCTACAGCGTCGCCCTATGGCTCCCCTAATCCAAGCCCTTGAAAATTTTGGAGCTTCGTTTACTTTCTCTACACATGCTCCCCTTCCTTTTTCCTTAAATGGACCCTTGTGTTCGGGATATACTGATGTTGATGGCAGTGATTCCCAATTTGCCTCAGCTCTAGCCCTGGCCTGTTCCCTAGCGGAAGGTCCCTTTTCCTTCACCATCCTCAACCCTAAAGAACGACCTTGGTTTGCTCTTACCCTATGGTGGTTAGAGCAGCTCTCCCTTCCTTATACATGTTCAGAACATACGTATTCTTTCCCAGGAAACTCCCGCCCTTTAGGTTTTTCTCATACTGTATCGGGAGATTACAGTAGCGCTTCCTTTATCGCCGCTGCTGCAATTCTTTCTAAAAGCTCTCGCCCCACGCATCTTTACAACCTTAATCCCCGAGATATTCAAGGAGATAAGGAATTGTTGTTTTTACTAAAAAAACTCGGAGCTTCTATAGAATTTGATGCAGAGAAGCTCACGATCTTCCCTTCTTCCTTATCAGGAGGCTCTATAGATATGGATCTCTTCATCGACGCTCTTCCCATCCTTGCTGTGTTATGCTGCTCTGCTGATTCTCCTTCTCACCTATACAATGCACGAAGCGCAAGAAGTAAAGAAAGCGATCGTATAGAGACGATCACAGAAGAACTTCAAAAAATGGGAGCGTGTATACAACCCACCCATGATGGCCTTATCATTAATCCTGGACCTTTACATGGAGCTAAACTAAACTCCCATAACGACCATAGGATTGCTATGGCATTGACAATTGCAGCAATGAACGCTTCTGGAGAAAGTCTCATCTGCGATACCGATTGCGTGAGAAAATCCTTCCCGAAGTTTTCTCAGATTTTACAATCTCTAGGGGGAAAAATTTGTGAAGATATTTCTCTGTGGCCTTCCTACAAGTGGGAAATCGCTACTGGGCAAAGCCTTTGCTGA
- the aroB gene encoding 3-dehydroquinate synthase — translation MIKEILTQPHRAKLVSNFFSKELFSSLSLKNPLVIITDHHIQQLHLPPIISRLKLLGYKVLVLAFAPGEQSKTFEVFLSLQQQLIDLGISSGTPILGWGGGVVLDIAGFVAATCCRGVPLYLVPTTLTAMIDASIGGKNGINLQGVKNRLGTVYLPKDVWICPEFLSTLPQHEWSYGIAEAIKHGVIADPYIWEFLHTHHQEVFSSPKLLKELILRNCQVKAAIVKEDLHDRCRRKILNFGHSIAHAIEALSEGHVPHGKAVSVGMMIETQLSLACGVLWSPQVLKDLRTLLKLFHLPTTLEELRTSIPQSLHEHVYHPGNLMRILHHDKKNPSPKEFNMVMIERLGKAASFQGTYCASPRREVLLKVLENECSLMRYN, via the coding sequence ATGATCAAGGAAATCCTCACCCAACCCCACAGAGCAAAACTTGTTTCTAACTTTTTCTCAAAGGAGCTCTTCTCCTCTCTCTCTCTGAAAAATCCCCTAGTGATTATTACAGATCATCATATCCAACAGCTCCACCTCCCTCCCATTATCTCCCGTCTAAAACTCCTAGGCTATAAAGTTCTTGTCCTTGCCTTCGCTCCAGGAGAACAAAGTAAAACCTTCGAAGTATTTCTTTCTTTACAGCAACAACTTATCGACCTAGGGATCTCCTCTGGAACACCGATCCTAGGATGGGGTGGCGGTGTCGTTCTGGATATAGCAGGATTTGTCGCTGCTACCTGCTGTCGTGGCGTGCCTCTCTATCTTGTTCCAACTACACTTACTGCCATGATCGATGCCAGCATCGGAGGAAAAAATGGGATTAACCTTCAGGGGGTTAAAAACCGCCTAGGAACCGTGTACCTTCCCAAGGATGTATGGATATGTCCAGAGTTTTTATCAACATTACCGCAACATGAATGGAGCTACGGTATTGCTGAAGCAATAAAGCACGGAGTCATTGCAGATCCCTATATTTGGGAATTTCTCCATACCCACCATCAAGAGGTCTTTTCTTCTCCTAAACTGCTTAAAGAATTGATCCTCAGAAACTGCCAAGTAAAGGCCGCCATCGTAAAAGAAGATCTCCACGATCGTTGCCGAAGGAAAATCCTAAATTTTGGGCATTCTATAGCCCACGCTATCGAAGCCCTCTCCGAGGGACACGTCCCCCATGGAAAAGCTGTAAGCGTTGGCATGATGATAGAAACCCAACTCTCCTTAGCTTGTGGCGTTCTTTGGTCTCCACAAGTCCTTAAAGACTTACGCACACTATTAAAACTCTTTCACCTTCCGACAACTCTCGAAGAGTTACGCACCTCTATCCCACAATCCTTGCATGAACATGTCTATCATCCTGGAAATCTCATGCGCATCTTACACCACGATAAAAAAAATCCCTCTCCAAAAGAGTTCAATATGGTTATGATAGAACGCCTTGGGAAAGCCGCCTCTTTCCAAGGAACATACTGTGCCTCTCCCCGCAGGGAGGTCCTTCTTAAGGTCTTAGAAAATGAATGCTCTCTTATGCGCTACAATTAA
- a CDS encoding bifunctional 3-dehydroquinate dehydratase/shikimate dehydrogenase — protein MNALLCATINGPTFSQAKQQILDSLPFVDSIELRVDSLSTLSPSALSFLLAMAKAPILTYKKPQGLSSSAWVEKILSLAALSPTYLDVDIQFPQDALRKIRLSYPDIKIILSHHTETYEDPHHIYHKMHSTPAHYYKIVTYSETPLQTLRFVHAARSLPPQATALCLGEHSLASRVLSPLMGNAMNYAAGRHASPAAPGQPHLDDLLAYNYKNLSQEAEIYALIGNPVDRSPSHITHNKFFSKLLIKASYIKIPLSPEQLTEFFIILRTLPFRGLSVTMPLKVPVMDYMDILDPSAQLCGAVNTILFHEDVLYGYNTDGQGAFNLLVRKGVAIKNKHVAILGAGGAARSLAVTLAHHGAYIHIFNRTFQNAESLAKLCNGTAHPLKDLRGFASDLLINTLPPEIGFPWEFPPIILDINTFPKNTPYLLKAQQLGVRVFHGYEMFIEQALLQFSLWFPELSSQHLQLFRENVESLMHALDP, from the coding sequence ATGAATGCTCTCTTATGCGCTACAATTAACGGCCCGACATTTTCACAAGCAAAACAACAAATCCTCGACTCTCTTCCTTTTGTGGACAGCATAGAACTTCGCGTAGATTCTCTATCCACCTTAAGCCCTTCTGCCTTAAGCTTCTTATTAGCTATGGCAAAAGCTCCTATCCTTACATATAAAAAACCTCAAGGCCTCTCCTCTAGTGCCTGGGTAGAGAAAATTCTCTCTTTAGCTGCACTCTCTCCAACATATCTCGATGTGGATATTCAATTTCCTCAAGACGCCCTAAGAAAAATCCGCCTTTCCTATCCCGATATAAAAATCATCCTCTCTCACCATACGGAAACCTATGAAGATCCCCATCATATTTATCATAAAATGCATAGCACCCCTGCGCACTACTACAAAATCGTAACTTACTCAGAAACTCCCCTACAAACTCTACGCTTTGTACACGCTGCGCGCTCCTTACCTCCCCAAGCTACAGCCCTATGCCTTGGGGAACATAGCCTCGCCTCAAGAGTCCTGTCTCCTTTAATGGGGAACGCAATGAATTACGCTGCAGGACGCCATGCTTCTCCCGCAGCTCCCGGGCAGCCCCACCTTGATGATCTCCTTGCATATAACTATAAAAATCTCTCCCAAGAGGCTGAAATTTATGCTCTTATTGGCAACCCTGTAGACCGCAGTCCAAGCCACATTACCCACAACAAATTCTTTTCTAAACTCCTTATCAAAGCAAGCTACATAAAAATCCCTCTATCCCCAGAGCAACTTACTGAGTTTTTCATTATTTTACGTACTCTTCCCTTTCGAGGTCTGAGCGTAACCATGCCATTAAAAGTTCCCGTCATGGACTATATGGATATCTTAGATCCCTCAGCACAACTCTGCGGTGCTGTGAATACCATTCTCTTTCATGAAGACGTCTTATATGGATACAACACCGATGGGCAAGGAGCCTTCAATCTTCTTGTTCGCAAAGGTGTCGCTATTAAAAACAAACATGTCGCAATTTTAGGGGCCGGGGGTGCAGCAAGATCCCTCGCGGTGACTCTTGCACACCACGGCGCCTATATCCACATTTTCAACAGAACCTTCCAAAATGCAGAGTCCTTGGCAAAGCTCTGCAATGGCACCGCTCACCCTCTAAAAGATCTTCGAGGATTTGCTAGCGATCTCCTAATCAACACCCTCCCTCCAGAAATAGGATTTCCCTGGGAATTTCCTCCAATAATCTTGGATATCAATACTTTCCCCAAAAACACCCCCTACCTACTTAAAGCTCAACAGCTCGGTGTTCGCGTGTTTCATGGCTACGAGATGTTTATAGAACAAGCCCTACTGCAGTTTTCCCTATGGTTTCCAGAGCTCTCCTCGCAGCACCTTCAGCTGTTTAGGGAAAATGTCGAATCTCTTATGCATGCGTTGGATCCATGA
- the aroC gene encoding chorismate synthase, whose product MKNRFGSLFSFTTWGEAHGPSIGVVIDGCPAGIPLTQEDFLPAMGRRRPGREGTSPRKEPDVVHILSGVYQGVTTGTPIALQIFNMDVDSSPYEKYKHLYRPGHGQFSYERKFGIVDPYGGGRSSARETACRVAAGVVAAKFLAHLEIYSLAYLSEIGPLTTREFFPFTEELAKYIHNSPYNSPLEETEIRKLLHSLKEERDSLGGVVSFITSPLHEPLGEPLFDKIQALLAHAMMSIPAAKGFEIGLGFASAAMRGSQYTDPFVLGNDGAISLLTNHCGGTLGGITIGKPLEGRVAFKPTSSIARPQKTVTKSKEDALYSTPTQGRHDPCVAIRAATVVEAMLNLVLADLILQQRCAKL is encoded by the coding sequence ATGAAAAATCGTTTTGGCTCTCTATTTTCCTTCACTACCTGGGGAGAAGCTCATGGCCCCTCCATAGGTGTTGTGATTGATGGTTGCCCTGCAGGGATCCCTCTGACTCAAGAAGATTTCCTCCCTGCTATGGGAAGAAGAAGACCCGGAAGAGAAGGAACCTCACCAAGAAAAGAACCTGATGTTGTGCATATCCTCTCAGGAGTGTATCAGGGAGTTACTACCGGAACCCCCATCGCTCTACAGATCTTCAATATGGATGTGGACAGCTCCCCCTATGAAAAATATAAACATCTCTATCGCCCTGGGCATGGGCAATTTTCCTACGAGAGGAAATTTGGCATTGTCGATCCCTATGGAGGGGGAAGATCATCAGCACGAGAAACCGCATGTCGCGTTGCTGCTGGTGTTGTTGCAGCGAAGTTCCTCGCACACCTAGAGATTTATTCTTTAGCATATCTTTCAGAAATCGGCCCTCTAACCACAAGGGAGTTTTTCCCCTTCACAGAGGAACTCGCAAAATATATCCACAACTCCCCCTACAACTCCCCTCTGGAGGAAACAGAAATCCGAAAACTTCTCCACTCCCTAAAGGAAGAGAGAGATTCTCTAGGGGGAGTAGTTTCTTTCATTACTTCTCCCCTACACGAACCTCTTGGAGAACCCTTATTCGATAAGATACAAGCACTTTTAGCCCATGCAATGATGAGCATTCCCGCAGCAAAGGGCTTTGAAATCGGCTTGGGATTTGCCTCCGCAGCTATGCGCGGCTCCCAATATACTGATCCCTTCGTACTGGGGAATGATGGAGCCATCTCCTTACTTACTAACCACTGTGGAGGAACTTTAGGAGGAATTACCATAGGAAAACCCCTGGAAGGACGCGTCGCCTTTAAGCCAACATCCTCAATAGCACGTCCACAAAAAACCGTGACGAAATCAAAAGAAGACGCCCTATACTCTACTCCAACTCAGGGACGCCATGATCCCTGTGTAGCAATACGAGCCGCTACCGTCGTGGAAGCTATGCTGAATCTTGTTCTTGCAGATCTTATCTTACAACAACGGTGCGCGAAACTATGA
- a CDS encoding aminotransferase class I/II-fold pyridoxal phosphate-dependent enzyme, whose product MSFQCFLKDSLEKRKENNTYRKLISLPNLKDFTSNDYLGFARSQELCTAILQKCASTSSLGATGSRLLTGHSQYYEDLESSIAQTHHAENALIFNSGYTANLGLLSTIASPEDRFIHDLYIHASMHDGIRLSKARSFPFRHNDIHHLQQRLETPHSGRTFVCVESVYSLHGSVAPLIEIQELCERYEAQLIVDEAHALGIFGDHGEGLVTMLGLQDKVLATLYTFGKALGMHGAAIACSTTLKHYLINFCRPFIYTTALPSSSLISIDLAYQHNYDAVELRKHLSYLISFFRQQAEELGISLPKGNALSPIQSICIPRASRIRQVSQYLQESGFDVRPILSPTVRQNQELLRICIHTFNTKEEISQVLLLISQALSCVSLL is encoded by the coding sequence ATGTCATTCCAGTGTTTCCTAAAAGATTCTTTAGAAAAACGCAAAGAGAATAACACCTACCGCAAGCTCATAAGTCTTCCTAACCTTAAGGACTTCACCTCTAACGACTACTTGGGATTTGCACGATCTCAAGAGCTTTGCACTGCCATTCTCCAAAAGTGTGCATCTACATCCTCACTGGGAGCTACGGGTTCTCGCCTTCTCACAGGACATTCCCAATACTACGAAGACCTTGAAAGTTCCATTGCACAAACCCATCATGCTGAAAACGCCCTTATTTTCAATTCCGGATACACGGCAAATTTAGGTCTCCTCTCTACCATAGCCTCCCCTGAAGATCGCTTTATTCATGATCTTTATATTCATGCTTCTATGCATGATGGTATTCGTTTAAGCAAGGCAAGAAGCTTTCCCTTTAGGCATAACGATATTCACCATCTGCAACAACGCCTAGAAACTCCCCATTCAGGAAGAACCTTTGTCTGTGTAGAGTCTGTGTATTCTCTTCATGGCTCTGTTGCTCCCCTCATAGAAATCCAAGAACTTTGTGAGCGCTATGAAGCACAATTAATTGTAGATGAAGCTCATGCTCTAGGAATCTTTGGAGATCATGGTGAAGGCCTCGTTACTATGTTAGGGTTGCAAGATAAAGTCCTTGCGACTCTCTATACCTTCGGTAAGGCTCTAGGGATGCACGGGGCTGCGATAGCATGTAGCACTACCTTAAAGCACTACTTAATTAACTTTTGTCGGCCCTTTATCTATACAACAGCGTTGCCTTCGAGCTCATTAATCTCCATAGACCTTGCATATCAGCATAACTATGATGCTGTTGAGCTACGTAAGCATCTTTCCTATCTGATATCATTTTTCCGACAACAAGCTGAAGAGTTAGGAATCTCCTTACCTAAAGGAAATGCACTCTCTCCAATACAATCTATTTGCATTCCTAGGGCATCGCGTATCCGTCAGGTTTCCCAATACCTACAAGAGAGCGGCTTTGATGTCAGGCCCATATTGAGTCCTACAGTAAGGCAAAACCAAGAGCTCTTGCGAATCTGCATCCATACATTTAATACCAAAGAGGAGATCTCTCAAGTCCTCCTCTTAATTTCACAGGCGTTATCATGCGTATCGTTGTTGTAG
- the bioA gene encoding adenosylmethionine--8-amino-7-oxononanoate transaminase: MVSHFTSKTASIWHPFSQPGIDPDPVLISRGEGAYLYSESGERYLDAISSWWCNLHGHAHPYIAQRLSEQAFNLEHVIFANFTHAPAKELISRLASVLPEVLQHFFFSDNGSTAIEVALKIAMQYFYNLGIERPKIAALTHGYHGDTFGAMSVSQRELFSTPFTPWLFPCESLLPPSYGQEERAIAQADKLFSQGNIAAFIYEPILQGAGGMRIYNPEGLDAMLSSAKRHGVVCIADEILTGFGRTGPMFASEYLKVSPDILCLSKGLTGGFLPLALTVTTEEIHQAFVSRDRKKALLHGHTYTGNPLGCAAALASLDLTLSPQCLQQRSMIENSHKRFVEKFGSHWSRCESLGTVLVVDFPEEQATTKYFSRFRDSLNQFFLERHLLLRPLGNTLYVLPPYCIKEEELSYIYSQLQEALCLQS, translated from the coding sequence ATGGTCTCGCACTTCACATCTAAAACAGCTTCTATCTGGCATCCCTTCTCTCAGCCAGGCATAGATCCCGATCCCGTTCTTATTTCTAGAGGAGAGGGTGCGTACCTCTACTCGGAATCTGGAGAAAGGTATCTTGATGCTATCTCCTCATGGTGGTGTAACTTACATGGACATGCCCATCCTTACATTGCACAACGATTAAGCGAGCAAGCATTTAACTTGGAGCATGTTATTTTTGCGAATTTCACCCACGCCCCAGCAAAGGAGTTAATCTCCAGACTAGCCTCTGTGCTTCCTGAAGTTCTTCAACACTTTTTCTTTTCAGATAACGGCTCTACAGCAATCGAGGTAGCGTTAAAAATTGCTATGCAATACTTCTATAATCTAGGAATCGAAAGACCTAAGATTGCAGCATTAACCCATGGTTATCACGGGGATACCTTCGGGGCAATGTCCGTATCACAACGGGAGCTATTTTCTACTCCTTTTACTCCCTGGCTATTCCCATGTGAGTCTCTTCTTCCTCCAAGTTATGGCCAAGAAGAGCGTGCTATTGCTCAAGCAGATAAGCTCTTTTCTCAAGGAAATATCGCTGCATTTATTTATGAGCCCATACTTCAAGGCGCTGGAGGAATGAGAATATATAACCCTGAAGGGCTCGATGCAATGCTAAGCAGTGCTAAACGCCATGGAGTAGTGTGCATCGCAGATGAGATTCTTACAGGATTTGGCCGCACAGGACCTATGTTTGCCTCAGAATATCTCAAAGTTTCTCCTGATATTCTATGTCTTTCCAAAGGCTTAACTGGAGGATTTCTTCCCTTAGCTCTTACCGTAACCACAGAAGAAATCCATCAAGCTTTTGTCTCCCGTGATAGAAAAAAGGCGCTCTTACATGGGCATACTTATACTGGCAACCCCCTGGGGTGCGCTGCTGCTCTTGCCTCTTTAGATCTTACGTTGTCCCCACAGTGCCTGCAGCAGCGATCCATGATTGAAAATTCTCATAAACGTTTTGTAGAAAAGTTTGGTTCCCATTGGTCACGATGTGAAAGCTTGGGAACAGTTCTTGTTGTAGACTTCCCAGAAGAACAAGCTACAACAAAATACTTTTCCAGATTTCGTGATTCCCTAAATCAGTTTTTCCTTGAGCGCCATCTTCTCCTCCGCCCTTTAGGGAACACCCTCTATGTCCTTCCTCCCTATTGTATCAAAGAAGAAGAACTTTCCTATATTTACTCTCAACTACAGGAGGCCTTATGCCTACAATCATAG